The sequence below is a genomic window from Centroberyx gerrardi isolate f3 unplaced genomic scaffold, fCenGer3.hap1.cur.20231027 Scaffold_117, whole genome shotgun sequence.
TAGCTCAACTTTCGCTTATGACAAGAGAAGACATCTTGTGAAGCACTGACAATGACAGGCACTGCCCTGCTCTACCTAGCTCAGCgataggcaaccatgtgccatcgagggctgagagtctgcagctggtgtagtgtttgaatgaaaacctgcagaatctcggccctccatggcacatggctgCCTAGCCCTGACCTAGCACTTAATATACACAATAACATTCAATATGTCGCTTGCATATTGTTCATACATTTAGGCACACATCATGACTGAAGACCTGCCTGgccaagatgcacatcatacaaacatttatcagaTTCCccgctgaaaaaaaaagtcttaaaaatgaATCAATCTCAAGAGTCCGgagggatataggttcacattttaatatatttggcccattatcattagctaccagagtctagcctgggtagctagtagcttactaCCTCGTAAACTAGCttgtgtgaataaggtcaattatactaactgtaaaataaagtcTCATTTCCCataatatacaataaaaatgtataatttgtCACCAGAAggcattattttttaaattggctGGCTTCACAGGCAAATCAACATGAAAACGCTGAAATGAAAGAACATTCTGCTCTTTTTCTaagttattatcattactaGAATATTTGATTGAGGATTGTTACAATTTTCAGTgcaaattttgatcaaatgaaGCACTTCCTGTGACTGTGACACTTCCTGAGTTTTATAATAGGCCAATACTAGGTGGCCCATtatatgaatgaatgttaacattcaaattgtATCAGTGAATCTCTGATTTCCTAGGTTTGTAATGGCAGAGATAACAAAACAATTCTGCTGTTGTGATTGGACTGGAAAGCAACTTGATGGATCACTTTTCAGTACGTGCCTGTCACAAAATCACGAAGATAAAATAGAGTGAGTGATTGAGAGTTGGTCAATTTTAGTGTGAAAAGCATGGAGGGACAgtttgtgaaacactgaatgacAGGTTTCCTGCAGAAACACAACCCATTGCTGCTCGTTGTTGTTGCCCCAGACAGACATGGAAAATAATCCAGGTCATGTCAAATGACACTTACCATGTCCCCCACGTAGGCAAACAGATGTTGAAATGGCACGTTTGCCGACAAGGCGAAGGGCTCTGGTGGTCAACATTCTgtggaaaaaaatcatattaagaAATTTTACCAAATCATCAAGCACATTTTAGCACATTCAAGCACACGTGCATGTTTACATGTCCAGGAATCCCTCCGAGCTACCAGCTGACATTTCGTACCCACGAACATGACCCAGCAGGAGGGCCAAATGTGTGAAGGACAAAGAATAAATGTGCAGTTATGGTGGAGCAGCAAGACATAACAGGTGTCGATCTGTGTAAGGACTTAATGTTTTGTCGAAGTCAAAAGGTAAAGCACGAACGATTTGTCGCAAGCCTCCTACGATGAACGTTGGCTAGCATTTGACGTGTCATGACAGTCTCAGTCGATTTACAGCGTTATTTAATCTGACTTGCATGGGTTGTTTAGAATATATAAAAATCAGCTTAACGTGGAGATGTGGGTTGACTTATATCGTCGTTTGACTATGTTGTCCTTAAAGAAATAGTCTGCGCGGTAACGCTAAGCTAACTGCAAGCGCAAGGTCATAGCGCCCGGGACGAAATTATCACTGAAATACCTGTTGTTTGTGATAATACTGTACAAATCACATGTTGGCACTGACTGAGACTGCATTTATAAGAGCGTATGATAAAGTATATAAACCAGTTATTTACTTTACGCACAACAAAACTGTCTTTCTTGCCAGCCgctgttagctaactagctagtagcTAATGATTAGTAGCTCCtagctccatctctctctttccgcaCTGCCAATGTCACATCTACACAGTCGTCAGTTTCGGCTAAAATTATCGATTTATCTTTGACCATTGATGATACTTTGGCCGCATTTCTCGTTTTAATGCTAATCATTGGCACAGTGTGCGGTATTTCAGTCTGAAGATACAGTAAATAAGAAATATAACCTACTGTCTCTTCCTTGCTCTCGTTCGCCGACACTCTAAAGGAAGTGTGACTGTGAACGGAAATACGTACGAGCAGGTCAGACGGAAACGCTAGCGGTATCCTTCCGGTCTACTTTACGGTACGAGTTACGCTTTACGATACTTCCATTCTGGTTTACGATACCACCGGTGCGGCAGAAACGAGTGGAAAGATTAGCTACTCCACAGGGTGGATTTTGTGATGCCGATTATCTTTCTTGGATAACAACACAATTTTGATTTTTGCAAACTGTAAGCTTTACATGTACCCGTTAGAAGGCATAGCGTCATCCACATACTCTGGGAGCAAGGTGACTGCTGTGTTAGATACCTACTTTTCATCGGGCATGATATTTAGCTAACGCTAGCAAGCAGCAATACTTCCACCTTTGTAGCCTGTCAACTGGCAGGAATCTGTCTAACCACCAATTCAGCTGATTTGGCCATAAACATGCCTATTACACTGACAACTCAGGCTTACTGTAAAATGCTTTTACATGCTGCAAAATATCCTCACTGCGCCGTGAATGGGTTGCTGGTGGCAGAGAAagtaaaggagaaaaagaaagacagccACTCTGCCCCAGTCCTGTGCGTGGACTGTGTCCCGCTGTTCCACGGTACTCTCGCCTTGGCACCAATGCTAGAAGTAGCTCTAACACTGGTAAGTAGCCGTCTGATGGAAATACACTTGAAGTTATTTCTCCTGTTCTGTGTCTGACTACAGCTGTATCTGTATTCTGCTCTGCTTCCATGTTGGCCTCATGACTCCTGCTCCAATCCCAGATTGATACTTGGTGTAAAGAAAATAGATATGTCATTGCTGGGTATTATCAAGCCAATGAGCGCACAAAGGACTTAAGGTAATACAAGCAAATGGACAACACGCCTTCATATTTCAGACCAGATTTTACAACCACCAGTGCTTACACAGGTGATAAACTCTAAACTCTACTCGACTCCactcaaaatacaaaatgtttcTGCTCCTCAGACCCAACCAGGTTGCTGAAAAAGTGGCTGCCAGGATTACTGAGAACTTCAGCGAAGCAGCAATTGTCATGGTAGTAATAACTAATTTAGGCTCATGTTAAAGCTATACACACAGTTACTGTGTGTATAGCTTGTTGTTCACCAGCACAATAATGTCCAAGTGAGCTCTTGTAATTTTGTCTGTGCTTCTTTTCCTCAGGTGGACAGCAGCAGGTTGACAATGAGCTGTTTTGAGCCCATTGTGCTCATCTATGATCATCatgaaaacaagtggaaaagCAGAGATGTAAATCTGTAAGTGTCCTTGTCTGTCTTACTGCTACACCCTATGCACTGTGAGGCCAAAACTATAGACAGCTCAAGCACACAGCTCTTGGCATACAAGCTCCTAGTGTTCTCTCAGTAACTTATAATGGTCAGGCAAAGCATTGTACATTGTGTTAGATATGTTTTAAGTGTTAATAGTAAAACTGaggtcttggtgtgtgttgcagtgacTGTTTTGAGGACTGGCACGAGGCACAGAAGATCACGTCTGCTCTGCTAGAGGGCAGATCCTACGAGAACCTGATCGACTTCGACAATCACCTGGATGACCTGAGGAACGACTGGACCAACCCTGTGATCAACAAGTCTGTGTTGGATCTGTGCTAAGACTCTGAGTCAGGAGCgtcctggacacacacaaagatattGCTGCCAATTCAGCATGCATGATGCTACTTTAAGTGTAGCACGGGAATTCAAGTGCTGAATACAAAGTCTTTGTTCCAGTAAAAGGCTCTCATATTGACGAGAACTTGCGGAGCACCGACCCGTTAGGCCAAAATCTCTCAAGGGCAAGCGCGATACATGCACTGTTGGCATATGTGTACTCCCTCAGCAGATGACACTGAGGTGATTAAGGCAATTTTGTCTCGGAATGCaactatttttttcttattttctgcaatggtttgtgtttgttcatAGTTGTGTGCATAAATTTTAACTCTAGAGAATTCaatctattttttcctctttcatttttcaGGGTTATTAGCCATGCAGAGATATAGttataaattattaaaaatcTTAGGTAATGATTGTGCTACTGAGATATAACTAAGAAGATACGTTAAGTTCTTTATTAAAATTTTAGGTCTTTGTTTTCCCCCCCTTCTCAAAGGAAACAAAATTCACATATAGTACTGTAGTCCAACAATCTTGGACAGTTTCATCAATACTTTTGAGCATGAAAAAAAGGCTTGGACTCAGAGAGGAAAGATagtcattaaagtttcatcttatccgTCCTTATGTCACATGCCGTCATAAGTCCCTCTCTGGAGATGCACCAGCAATAATGAATAGGTGACTGACTCAAAGTTTTGTCTTATAGTAATGATAATGTTAACCCTAAAATTTCCACAATGTGAATCTCCTTTTATTGTCATTGGTGCAGCTTCAGAAAGTCGCTCTTAACGATATAAGTTGGGAGTGTCGGCTCTTTAGTTTCTAGCTCTGGGAGACTTGTTCATGCTCACAAATCTAGACTGAACCTAGACGGAatattgaattctgttttatCTTGGATGTTTGCTTTAAGAATTAGGCAGTAGTATTTATTCATGATTAATTGACCACCCTTAATAACCTAAATCCTGCTATTTGATAGGTAATAAATTGAAATGCTTTATATAAAGGTACAGAAATAACTTTGTATTTGAGATTAGATTTAATCAGTAAGAACTAATTACTCTAAATCATTGTGAGaacttcacatatttgtttttctaCAAAAATTGTATGAACTGAATGTACGATTAAAACAACTTTTGAAGTTAACTAAATCTTTGTCAAACTTATTTTATGCCATTCAGTGGAGTAGTTTGCTAGATGTGTCATTAGTTTGTTAAATGAAGAACTGTGAAAACATCAGACAACAGTCACATACACCAGCTCCATGGCTTCTGTTTTTTCAGCGGTCCATTTTGTTTGGATCAAAACAAGCCTCTTAATTATCAAGTATTGCTTTTATGACATTACTGCTGTACTTCATTAGGTAGCATACTGAACACTGACATGGGGAGTGGGGGTTACATGTAGAGCtccaacgattaatcgattagttgtcaactattaaattaattgccaactattttgataatcgattaatcggtttgagtaatttttttaagaaaaataagtccaaattctctgattccagcttcttaaatgtgaatattttctgtttctttacgcctctatgacagtaaactgaatatctttgggttgtggacaaaacaagacatttgaggacgtcatcttgggctttgggaaacactgatcgtcatttttcaccattttcagacattttatagaccaaacaactaatcgattaatcgagaaaataatcgacagtgaagataatcgttagttgcagccctagtttcaTGGTACTATTATCTGCTACAATCTATGGTAATATCAAAGATCACTTCTGTATATTGGCAGTTGGCAACCAAATTATGACTGTTTTTTGATTAATTACTTAAAAAACTAAAGTCataaagaaaatacagaaaaatagaacaCTATACCTTCAACCCCATACCTTCTATTTCAGTCTACTGACCACATCACTCAGACCCTTAGGTCTGAGATTATGGTAATCCCACCCTAAATTTGTTCTGATCATTCCCTGCTATTCCCTCAGAATCCAAAAACCTTGCCACAGCATTTATCTCTATATTCTGTCTGATTTTCTGCAAGTAAGAAACGTTGAGTTATCTaggaaaatacagtatgttgaccTTTGTTCCCTTGCATGTTAACAATGTTTTCTCTTGGCTGGCTTCCAGGACCTTCCTCATGTCTC
It includes:
- the LOC139918566 gene encoding ER membrane protein complex subunit 8, translating into MPITLTTQAYCKMLLHAAKYPHCAVNGLLVAEKVKEKKKDSHSAPVLCVDCVPLFHGTLALAPMLEVALTLIDTWCKENRYVIAGYYQANERTKDLRPNQVAEKVAARITENFSEAAIVMVDSSRLTMSCFEPIVLIYDHHENKWKSRDVNLDCFEDWHEAQKITSALLEGRSYENLIDFDNHLDDLRNDWTNPVINKSVLDLC